The following coding sequences lie in one Bacteroides helcogenes P 36-108 genomic window:
- a CDS encoding translation initiation factor, with translation MKNKDWKERLNVVYSTNPDYNYEMEDDEEPNTLPPAQQHLRVQLDRKNRGGKVVTLVTGFVGTDNDIKELGKLLKSKCGVGGSAKDGEIIVQGDFKQKVLELLKKEGYTQTKPVG, from the coding sequence ATGAAAAATAAAGATTGGAAAGAAAGATTAAATGTGGTCTATTCCACAAACCCGGACTATAATTACGAAATGGAAGATGACGAAGAGCCAAATACCCTCCCACCTGCCCAACAACATCTGCGCGTGCAACTGGATCGGAAGAACCGGGGTGGCAAAGTGGTAACTTTAGTTACCGGTTTTGTTGGCACTGATAATGACATAAAAGAATTAGGGAAACTGTTGAAAAGCAAATGCGGTGTAGGAGGCAGTGCCAAAGATGGAGAAATCATAGTGCAAGGTGACTTCAAACAGAAAGTACTGGAACTATTGAAGAAAGAAGGCTACACACAGACTAAACCTGTGGGATAA
- the tsf gene encoding translation elongation factor Ts, protein MAVSMADITKLRKMTGAGMMDCKNALTEAEGDFDKAMEIIRKKGQAVAAKRSDREASEGCVLAKTTGDFAVIIALKCETDFVAQNADFVKLAQDILDLAVANKCKTLDEVKALPMGNGTVQDAVVDRSGITGEKMELDGYMTVKGATTVVYNHMNRNGLCTIVAFNKNVDEQLAKQVAMQIAAMNPIAVDEDGVSEEIKQKEIEVAIEKTKAEQVQKAVEAALKKAGINPAHVDSEDHMESNMAKGWITAEDVAKAKEIIATVSAEKAAHLPEQMIQNIAKGRLGKFLKEVCLLNQEDIMDAKKTVREVLKEADPELKVVDFKRFTLRAE, encoded by the coding sequence ATGGCTGTAAGTATGGCTGATATAACCAAGCTCCGTAAAATGACCGGTGCTGGTATGATGGATTGCAAAAATGCTTTGACTGAAGCTGAAGGCGATTTTGACAAGGCGATGGAGATCATCCGTAAGAAGGGACAGGCTGTTGCTGCAAAACGTTCAGATCGTGAAGCCTCTGAAGGTTGTGTCTTGGCTAAGACTACCGGTGATTTTGCCGTTATTATTGCTTTGAAATGTGAAACAGACTTTGTGGCTCAGAATGCTGATTTTGTAAAATTGGCTCAAGATATTCTTGACCTTGCTGTTGCTAACAAGTGCAAAACTTTGGATGAAGTGAAAGCTTTGCCGATGGGTAATGGCACTGTACAGGATGCAGTGGTTGATCGTAGTGGTATCACTGGTGAAAAAATGGAACTTGATGGCTACATGACTGTAAAGGGTGCAACTACCGTTGTTTACAATCACATGAACAGAAACGGTCTTTGTACTATCGTTGCCTTCAACAAGAATGTGGACGAGCAATTGGCTAAGCAGGTAGCTATGCAGATTGCTGCTATGAATCCTATTGCTGTTGATGAAGACGGTGTTTCTGAAGAAATCAAGCAGAAAGAAATCGAGGTTGCTATTGAGAAGACAAAAGCTGAACAAGTACAGAAAGCTGTAGAAGCTGCTCTGAAGAAAGCTGGTATCAATCCGGCTCACGTGGACAGCGAAGACCACATGGAAAGCAATATGGCTAAGGGTTGGATCACGGCTGAAGATGTAGCTAAAGCAAAAGAAATCATTGCTACTGTTTCTGCTGAGAAGGCTGCTCATTTGCCCGAACAAATGATTCAGAACATTGCTAAAGGTCGTCTGGGTAAGTTCTTGAAGGAAGTTTGCTTGCTGAACCAGGAAGACATCATGGATGCCAAGAAGACAGTAAGAGAAGTATTGAAGGAAGCTGATCCTGAATTGAAGGTTGTTGACTTCAAGCGTTTCACTTTGCGCGCTGAATAA
- the rpsB gene encoding 30S ribosomal protein S2: MSRTNFDTLLEAGCHFGHLKRKWNPAMAPYIFMERNGIHIIDLNKTVAKIDEAAEALKQIAKSGKKVLFVATKKQAKQVVADKAASVNMPYVIERWPGGMLTNFPTIRKAVKKMATIDKLTNDGTYSNLSKREILQISRQRAKLDKTLGSIADLTRLPSALFIIDVMKENIAVREANRLGIPVFGIVDTNSDPTNIDFVIPANDDATKSVEVILDACCAAMQEGLEERKAEKVDMEAAGEAPANKGKKKTAKARLDKSDEEAINAAKAAAFIKEDEEA, from the coding sequence ATGTCAAGAACAAATTTTGATACATTATTGGAAGCCGGTTGCCACTTCGGTCACTTGAAAAGAAAGTGGAACCCTGCAATGGCTCCTTATATCTTCATGGAGCGTAATGGTATTCATATCATTGACCTCAATAAGACGGTTGCTAAAATTGACGAAGCTGCTGAAGCTTTGAAGCAAATCGCTAAATCAGGAAAGAAAGTCCTGTTTGTTGCTACTAAAAAACAAGCTAAGCAGGTGGTTGCCGACAAGGCTGCATCTGTAAATATGCCTTATGTAATCGAGCGCTGGCCGGGTGGTATGTTGACTAACTTCCCGACAATCCGTAAGGCTGTAAAGAAGATGGCTACTATCGATAAGTTGACTAATGATGGTACTTATTCTAACCTCTCTAAGAGAGAAATTCTGCAAATCTCTCGTCAACGTGCTAAGTTGGACAAGACTTTGGGCTCTATCGCTGACCTGACTCGTCTTCCTTCTGCTTTATTCATTATTGACGTAATGAAGGAGAATATTGCAGTTCGCGAAGCCAACCGTTTGGGTATTCCGGTATTTGGTATCGTTGATACTAATTCGGATCCTACAAATATCGACTTCGTTATCCCGGCAAATGATGACGCTACCAAATCAGTAGAAGTAATTTTGGATGCTTGCTGCGCTGCTATGCAGGAAGGTCTGGAAGAACGTAAAGCTGAAAAGGTAGATATGGAAGCTGCCGGTGAAGCTCCTGCTAATAAAGGCAAGAAGAAGACTGCAAAAGCAAGACTCGATAAGTCTGACGAAGAGGCAATTAATGCAGCTAAAGCTGCTGCTTTCATCAAGGAAGACGAAGAGGCTTAA
- the rpsI gene encoding 30S ribosomal protein S9 yields the protein MEVVNALGRRKSAIARIFVSEGTGKITINKRDLAEYFPSSILQYVVKQPLSKLGVAEKYDIKVNLCGGGFTGQSQALRLAIARALVKINAEDKAALRAEGFMTRDPRSVERKKPGQPKARRRFQFSKR from the coding sequence ATGGAAGTAGTAAATGCATTAGGCAGACGTAAAAGTGCAATTGCACGTATTTTCGTAAGCGAAGGTACTGGGAAGATTACTATTAACAAGAGAGACCTCGCAGAGTACTTTCCATCAAGCATTCTCCAGTATGTAGTAAAACAACCGTTGAGCAAACTGGGTGTAGCTGAAAAGTACGATATCAAAGTAAACCTCTGCGGTGGTGGTTTCACCGGCCAGTCTCAGGCTTTGCGTTTGGCAATTGCTCGTGCGCTGGTGAAAATCAATGCAGAAGATAAGGCTGCTCTCCGCGCTGAAGGCTTTATGACTCGTGATCCTCGTTCTGTTGAACGTAAGAAGCCGGGTCAACCGAAAGCACGTCGTAGATTCCAGTTCAGTAAACGTTAA
- the rplM gene encoding 50S ribosomal protein L13, whose product MDTLSYKTISANKATVTKEWVIVDATDQVLGRLGAKVAKLLRGKYKPNFTPHVDCGDNVIIINADKVKLTGNKWNDKVYLSYTGYPGGQREITPARLQAKPNGDDKLLRKVVKGMLPKNKLGAKLLGNMYVYAGGEHKHEAQSPKLIDINALK is encoded by the coding sequence GTGGATACTTTAAGTTACAAGACCATTTCTGCAAACAAAGCTACAGTGACTAAAGAATGGGTCATTGTTGACGCTACAGACCAAGTATTGGGTCGTCTGGGCGCAAAAGTTGCGAAACTGTTGAGAGGAAAGTATAAACCTAACTTTACTCCTCACGTAGATTGTGGCGATAATGTAATTATTATCAATGCCGACAAAGTAAAATTAACCGGTAACAAATGGAATGACAAGGTATATTTGTCATATACTGGCTATCCCGGTGGTCAGAGAGAAATTACTCCTGCTCGTTTGCAAGCAAAACCGAACGGTGATGACAAGTTGCTGAGAAAAGTAGTAAAGGGTATGTTGCCTAAAAACAAGTTGGGCGCTAAATTGCTGGGTAATATGTATGTATATGCCGGCGGTGAGCACAAACATGAAGCTCAGAGCCCGAAATTGATTGATATTAACGCACTTAAATAA
- a CDS encoding DUF4488 domain-containing protein encodes MKRKYFFTMLAVMLLAVTGAAAQEKAEFKPANLAGIWQLCHYVSEIPDVPGTLKPSNTFKVLSDDGRIVNFTIRPGSDAIITGYGTYQQISDYAYKESIEKNIHLPMLDKKDNVLEFEMGEGGVMYLKYFIEKDLNGNELNSWFYETWKRINMPAKFPEDIVR; translated from the coding sequence ATGAAAAGGAAGTATTTCTTTACCATGCTGGCGGTGATGCTGCTTGCGGTAACAGGAGCTGCGGCTCAGGAAAAAGCCGAGTTTAAACCTGCAAATCTGGCGGGAATCTGGCAGTTATGTCATTATGTATCTGAAATCCCGGATGTTCCCGGGACGTTGAAGCCGAGTAATACTTTTAAAGTGTTAAGTGATGATGGTCGAATCGTCAACTTTACGATACGGCCTGGTTCGGATGCCATTATTACCGGCTATGGAACTTATCAGCAAATATCTGATTATGCTTATAAAGAAAGCATTGAAAAGAATATCCATTTGCCTATGCTTGATAAAAAAGATAATGTGTTGGAGTTTGAGATGGGTGAAGGTGGTGTGATGTATCTGAAGTATTTTATAGAAAAAGATTTAAATGGGAATGAACTGAACTCTTGGTTTTATGAAACCTGGAAGAGAATTAATATGCCTGCTAAGTTCCCTGAAGATATTGTCAGATAG
- the asnS gene encoding asparagine--tRNA ligase has translation MEKISRTKIIDLLKREDFGAMVNVKGWVRTRRGSKQVNFIALNDGSTINNVQIVVDLDSFEENMLKDITTGACLSVNGVLTESVGSGQKAEVHARAIEVLGACDNAYPLQKKGHSMEFLREIAHLRPRTNTFGAVFRIRHNMAMAIHHFFHERGFFYFHTPIITASDCEGAGQMFQVTTKNLYDLKKDENGSIIYDDDFFGKQASLTVSGQLEGELAATALGAIYTFGPTFRAENSNTPRHLAEFWMIEPEVAFNDIVDNMDLAEEFIKYCVQWALDNCADDVKFLNDMFDKGLIERLQGVLKEKFVRLPYTEGIRILEDAVSKGHKFEFPVYWGVDLASEHERYLVEEHFKRPVILTDYPKEIKAFYMKQNEDGKTVRAMDVLFPKIGEIIGGSEREADYDKLVTRIEELHIPMKDMWWYLDTRKFGTCPHSGFGLGFERLLLFVTGMTNIRDVIPFPRTPRNAEF, from the coding sequence ATGGAAAAGATTAGTAGAACAAAGATTATTGACTTGTTGAAGCGTGAGGATTTTGGCGCTATGGTCAATGTGAAAGGTTGGGTTCGTACCCGCAGAGGTAGTAAGCAAGTAAATTTTATCGCGCTGAATGATGGTTCTACAATAAATAATGTGCAGATTGTAGTGGATCTGGATAGCTTTGAAGAAAATATGCTGAAGGATATCACTACCGGTGCTTGCCTAAGCGTAAACGGTGTATTGACAGAATCCGTCGGTTCCGGTCAGAAGGCTGAAGTACATGCTCGTGCAATAGAGGTGCTTGGCGCTTGTGATAATGCATATCCATTGCAGAAGAAAGGGCACTCCATGGAGTTCCTGCGTGAGATAGCTCATCTGCGTCCCCGCACGAATACGTTTGGCGCAGTATTTCGTATTCGTCACAATATGGCGATGGCCATTCATCATTTCTTCCATGAGAGAGGATTCTTTTATTTCCACACTCCTATTATTACGGCCTCTGACTGTGAGGGTGCTGGGCAAATGTTTCAGGTGACTACTAAGAATCTGTATGACTTGAAGAAAGACGAGAACGGTTCTATCATTTATGATGATGACTTTTTCGGGAAGCAGGCAAGTTTGACAGTTTCCGGTCAACTGGAAGGCGAACTTGCCGCTACTGCATTGGGCGCAATCTATACGTTTGGTCCTACTTTCCGTGCGGAAAATTCTAATACTCCTCGTCATTTGGCTGAATTCTGGATGATTGAGCCGGAAGTGGCTTTTAATGATATTGTGGATAATATGGATTTGGCGGAAGAATTCATTAAGTATTGTGTGCAATGGGCTTTAGACAATTGTGCCGATGACGTGAAGTTCCTTAATGATATGTTTGATAAAGGTTTGATTGAACGTCTGCAAGGGGTGCTGAAGGAAAAGTTTGTCCGTCTACCTTATACGGAAGGTATCAGAATTCTGGAAGATGCCGTTTCCAAGGGACATAAATTTGAGTTCCCGGTATATTGGGGTGTTGATTTGGCTTCTGAGCACGAGCGATATTTGGTGGAAGAGCATTTTAAACGTCCGGTTATATTGACAGATTATCCCAAAGAAATCAAAGCTTTTTATATGAAGCAGAATGAAGACGGAAAGACAGTACGCGCTATGGATGTATTGTTCCCGAAGATTGGTGAAATTATTGGTGGTTCAGAGCGTGAAGCTGATTATGATAAGCTGGTGACACGTATTGAAGAACTTCATATTCCAATGAAGGATATGTGGTGGTATCTCGATACACGTAAGTTCGGTACTTGTCCTCATTCAGGTTTTGGATTGGGATTTGAACGTCTGTTGCTGTTCGTTACGGGTATGACGAATATTCGTGATGTGATACCGTTCCCGCGTACCCCGCGTAACGCGGAATTTTAA
- a CDS encoding pseudouridine synthase gives MSTENETWREASSSEENSGAGRDGNQFDREGGYSRPSYNRESGERPYRPRYSSEGGDRPQRPYNSDRPYRPRFNPNAENGDRPQRSYNSDRSYGNSDRPYRPRYNSDNGDRPQRPSYGSNMGGDRPYRPRYNDDNSDRPQRPYSADRPQRPRFNSEGEDRPQRPYNNDRPYGGDRSYGNSDRPYRPRYNGENSDRPQRPYGNNAGGDRPYRPHYNSNGGGRSGGYGNRDSYSRPIRRSADYDPNAKYSKKKQIEYKEQFVDPNEPIRLNKFLANAGVCSRREADEFITAGVVSVNGEVVTELGTKIKRGDEVKFHDQAVSIERKIYVLLNKPKDTVTTSDDPQARRTVMDLVKGACEERIYPVGRLDRNTTGVLLLTNDGDLASKLTHPKFLKKKIYHVHLDKNLTKSDMEQIAAGIQLDDGEIHADAISYTDDFKKDDVGIEIHSGKNRIVRRIFESLGYKVVKLDRVYFAGLTKKGLRRGEWRYLSEAEVNFLRMGSFE, from the coding sequence ATGAGTACAGAAAACGAAACTTGGCGTGAAGCTTCTTCCTCAGAGGAGAACTCAGGAGCCGGCCGTGATGGTAACCAGTTTGACAGAGAAGGTGGATATAGCCGTCCGTCCTACAACCGTGAAAGCGGCGAACGTCCTTATCGTCCGCGTTACAGCAGTGAAGGCGGTGATCGTCCGCAGCGTCCTTACAACAGCGACCGCCCTTATCGTCCGCGATTTAATCCTAATGCGGAAAATGGTGACCGTCCACAACGTTCCTATAATAGTGATCGTTCGTATGGCAACAGTGACCGTCCTTATCGTCCGCGCTACAACAGTGACAATGGTGATCGTCCGCAACGTCCTTCTTATGGAAGTAATATGGGAGGTGATCGCCCTTATCGTCCGCGCTACAATGATGACAATAGCGATCGTCCGCAACGTCCGTACAGCGCTGATCGTCCGCAACGTCCGCGTTTTAATAGTGAGGGCGAAGATCGTCCGCAGCGTCCTTATAATAATGATCGCCCCTATGGTGGCGACCGTTCGTATGGTAATAGTGACCGTCCTTACCGTCCTCGTTATAACGGTGAAAACAGTGACCGTCCGCAACGTCCTTATGGAAACAATGCAGGTGGTGATCGTCCTTATCGTCCGCATTACAATTCGAATGGTGGTGGAAGGTCCGGCGGGTATGGTAACAGAGACAGTTATAGCCGTCCGATTCGTCGTTCTGCCGATTATGATCCTAATGCAAAGTATAGCAAGAAGAAGCAAATTGAATATAAAGAGCAATTTGTTGATCCTAATGAACCGATTCGTTTGAATAAGTTCCTGGCCAATGCAGGCGTTTGCTCTCGTCGTGAAGCTGATGAGTTCATTACAGCCGGAGTAGTTTCCGTAAATGGAGAAGTGGTTACGGAATTGGGTACAAAAATTAAGCGTGGTGATGAAGTGAAATTCCATGATCAGGCGGTCAGTATCGAACGTAAGATTTATGTCCTATTGAATAAACCGAAGGACACGGTTACTACTTCTGATGACCCGCAGGCTCGTCGTACCGTGATGGATCTTGTGAAAGGAGCTTGTGAAGAACGTATTTATCCCGTCGGTCGCTTGGATCGCAATACCACTGGCGTATTGTTGCTGACAAATGATGGCGATCTGGCTTCTAAATTAACGCACCCCAAGTTCCTAAAGAAGAAAATATATCATGTGCACTTGGATAAGAATCTGACAAAATCTGATATGGAGCAGATAGCGGCCGGTATTCAGTTGGATGATGGCGAAATTCATGCAGATGCTATCAGTTATACGGACGACTTCAAGAAAGATGATGTTGGCATTGAGATTCATTCTGGTAAGAACCGTATTGTACGCCGTATTTTCGAGTCATTGGGATATAAGGTCGTAAAACTGGATCGTGTTTATTTTGCCGGTTTAACTAAGAAAGGCTTACGTCGTGGTGAATGGCGCTACCTCTCGGAAGCAGAGGTGAACTTCCTGCGCATGGGATCTTTTGAGTAA
- the purB gene encoding adenylosuccinate lyase, with product MKLDLLTAISPIDGRYRGKTDALAAYFSEFALIKYRVQVEVEYFITLCELPLPQLKGVDKGMFETLRNIYRNFSEADAGRIKDIEGVTNHDVKAVEYFLKEEFDKLGGMDDYKEFIHFGLTSQDINNTSIPLSIKEALEKVYYPQIEELIAQLRMYAEEWAGIPMLAKTHGQPASPTRLGKEIMVFVYRLERQLAVLKTSPLTAKFGGATGNYNAHHVAYPEYDWKAFGNKFVAEKLGLEREEYTTQISNYDNLSAIFDAMKRINTIMIDMNRDFWQYISMEYFKQKIKAGEVGSSAMPHKVNPIDFENAEGNLGMANAILEHLAVKLPVSRLQRDLTDSTVLRNVGMPFGHIIIAVQSSLKGLRKLLLNEPAIYRDLDNCWSVVAEAIQTILRREAYPHPYEALKALTRTNQAITDTSIKEFIEELNVSEDIKKELRAITPHTYTGV from the coding sequence ATGAAACTTGATTTACTTACTGCAATCTCTCCGATTGACGGTCGTTATAGGGGTAAGACGGATGCTCTGGCTGCCTATTTTTCTGAATTCGCACTGATAAAATATCGTGTGCAGGTTGAAGTGGAATATTTTATAACCTTGTGCGAGCTGCCGTTACCCCAATTGAAAGGAGTGGACAAAGGGATGTTCGAGACTTTGAGAAACATTTATCGAAACTTCTCCGAAGCTGATGCCGGTCGTATCAAGGATATTGAGGGTGTGACCAATCACGATGTAAAAGCTGTGGAGTATTTTCTGAAAGAAGAATTTGACAAGTTGGGCGGAATGGATGATTACAAGGAGTTTATCCACTTCGGGCTGACTTCGCAAGATATCAATAATACTTCTATTCCTTTGTCCATAAAGGAGGCTTTGGAAAAGGTGTATTATCCTCAGATAGAGGAATTGATTGCTCAACTACGCATGTATGCGGAGGAATGGGCCGGTATTCCGATGCTTGCCAAGACACATGGGCAGCCGGCTTCCCCTACTCGTTTGGGAAAGGAGATAATGGTATTTGTCTATCGTTTAGAACGTCAGTTGGCAGTATTGAAGACAAGTCCGTTGACTGCTAAGTTTGGCGGTGCTACAGGTAATTATAATGCGCATCATGTGGCTTATCCGGAATATGACTGGAAAGCATTCGGTAATAAATTTGTTGCGGAGAAGCTGGGCTTGGAGCGTGAGGAATATACAACTCAGATTTCCAACTACGATAATCTGTCTGCTATCTTCGATGCGATGAAACGTATTAATACAATCATGATCGATATGAACCGTGACTTCTGGCAGTATATCTCTATGGAATACTTCAAACAGAAGATTAAAGCGGGTGAAGTCGGTTCCAGCGCAATGCCGCATAAGGTCAATCCGATAGACTTTGAAAATGCCGAAGGTAATCTGGGCATGGCGAACGCTATTCTTGAGCATTTGGCGGTGAAGCTTCCCGTATCCCGCTTGCAGCGTGATTTGACGGATTCTACTGTCTTGCGCAATGTCGGTATGCCGTTCGGACACATCATAATTGCTGTCCAAAGCTCATTAAAAGGTTTGCGCAAATTGTTGCTGAACGAGCCTGCCATTTATCGTGATTTGGATAACTGCTGGAGTGTAGTGGCTGAAGCGATCCAGACTATTCTGCGTCGTGAGGCATATCCGCACCCTTATGAAGCACTGAAAGCATTGACCCGTACTAATCAGGCTATTACTGATACTTCCATTAAGGAGTTTATTGAAGAATTGAATGTCAGCGAAGATATAAAGAAAGAATTGCGTGCGATTACTCCCCATACATATACAGGAGTATAA
- a CDS encoding sugar O-acetyltransferase, translating into MTETEKMRSLQLADMSVPEIQMKFEHAKRLLAKMCTMTIYDEAYRGLLEDLIPNIPATSVVCPPFHCDHGDGIRLGEHVFINANCTFLDGGYITIGDYTLVGPCVQIYTPHHPIDYVERRTPKEYAYPVKVGKDCWIGGGAVICPGVTIGDRCIVGAGSVVTKDIPSDCVAVGNPAKVIRQNEVKK; encoded by the coding sequence ATGACTGAAACAGAAAAGATGAGGAGTTTGCAATTGGCCGACATGTCCGTGCCGGAGATACAAATGAAGTTTGAACATGCCAAGCGCTTGCTGGCAAAGATGTGCACCATGACTATCTATGATGAGGCTTACCGTGGATTGTTGGAAGATTTGATACCAAATATTCCCGCAACGTCCGTTGTGTGTCCGCCGTTTCATTGTGACCACGGTGATGGCATCCGCTTGGGTGAACACGTGTTTATAAACGCCAACTGTACGTTTCTTGACGGTGGCTATATCACGATTGGTGACTATACTTTGGTGGGGCCCTGCGTACAGATATATACTCCGCATCATCCGATAGATTATGTAGAGCGCCGCACTCCGAAAGAATATGCCTATCCGGTGAAAGTAGGAAAAGACTGCTGGATTGGTGGTGGAGCTGTTATTTGTCCCGGAGTAACTATTGGTGACCGTTGCATCGTAGGTGCGGGGAGTGTCGTTACGAAAGACATCCCGTCCGATTGTGTAGCGGTTGGCAATCCTGCGAAAGTGATCCGTCAAAACGAAGTAAAAAAATAA
- a CDS encoding tRNA-binding protein — MEITIEDFDRIEMRAGTVVHVEINKRARKPAYKVDIDFGGEIGIKSTSAQITDLYNEENLVGKQVICCVNLPAIHIGSVKSEVRILGTNSAQGCVLLEPSLKVENGDVVF, encoded by the coding sequence ATGGAAATAACAATTGAAGATTTCGACAGAATCGAAATGCGTGCAGGAACTGTCGTTCATGTAGAGATTAACAAACGCGCACGAAAACCGGCATATAAGGTTGATATTGATTTTGGTGGCGAAATCGGGATTAAATCAACGTCAGCACAAATTACGGACTTATACAATGAGGAAAACCTTGTAGGGAAACAAGTCATTTGCTGTGTCAACCTCCCGGCCATCCATATTGGTTCAGTAAAAAGTGAAGTCCGAATTCTTGGTACTAATTCGGCACAAGGATGTGTTTTGCTGGAACCCTCTCTAAAAGTAGAAAATGGAGATGTGGTCTTTTGA